Proteins encoded in a region of the Strix uralensis isolate ZFMK-TIS-50842 chromosome Z, bStrUra1, whole genome shotgun sequence genome:
- the TLN1 gene encoding talin-1, with protein MVALSLKISIGNVVKTMQFEPSTMVYDACRMIRERVPEAQMGQPNDFGLFLSDEDPKKGIWLEAGKALDYYMLRNGDTMEYKKKQRPLKIRMLDGTVKTVMVDDSKTVTDMLMTICARIGITNYDEYSLVREIMEEKKEEVTGTLKKDKTLLRDEKKMEKLKQKLHTDDELNWLDHGRTLREQGIDDNETLLLRRKFFYSDQNVDSRDPVQLNLLYVQARDDILNGSHPVSFDKACEFAGYQCQIQFGPHNEQKHKPGFLELKDFLPKEYIKQKGERKIFMAHKNCGNMSEIEAKVRYVKLARSLKTYGVSFFLVKEKMKGKNKLVPRLLGITKECVMRVDEKTKEVIQEWSLTNIKRWAASPKSFTLDFGDYQDGYYSVQTTEGEQIAQLIAGYIDIILKKKKSKDHFGLEGDEESTMLEDSVSPKKSTVLQQQFNRVGKAELGSVALPAIMRTGAGGPENFQVGTMPQPQLQITSGQMHRGHMPPLTSAQQALTGTINSSMQAVHAAQATLDDFETLPPLGQDAASKAWRKNKMDESKHEIHSQVDAITAGTASVVNLTAGDPADTDYTAVGCAVTTISSNLTEMSKGVKLLAALMEDEGGNGRQLLQAAKNLASAVSDLLKTAQPASAEPRQNLLQAAGLVGQTSGELLQQIGESDTDPRFQDMLMQLAKAVASAAAALVLKAKNVAQKTEDSALQTQVIAAATQCALSTSQLVACTKVVAPTISSPVCQEQLIEAGKLVAKSAEGCVEASKAATNDDQLLKQVGVAATAVTQALNDLLQHIKQHALGGQPIGRYDQATDTILNVTENIFSSMGDAGEMVRQARILAQATSDLVNAIKADAEGETDLENSRKLLSAAKILADATAKMVEAAKGAAAHPDSEEQQQRLREAAEGLRMATNAAAQNAIKKKLVHKLEHAAKQAAASATQTIAAAQHAASSNKNPAAQQQLVQSCKVVAEQIPMLVQGVRGSQSQPDSPSAQLALIAASQNFLQPGGKMVAAAKATVPTITDQASAMQLSQCAKNLAAALAELRTAAQKAQEACGPLEIDSALGLVQSLERDLQEAKAAARDGKLKPLPGETMEKCAQDLGNSTKAVSSAIAHLLGEVAQGNENYTGIAAREVAQALRSLSQAARGVAASTPDPQAQSAMLECASDVMDKANNLIEEARKAVAKPGDPESQQRLAQVAKAVSQALSRCVNCLPGQRDVDAAIRMVGEASKKLLADSFPPSTKSFQEAQSQLNQAAAGLNQSANELVQASRGTPQDLAKSSGKFGQDFNEFLQAGVEMASQSPNKEDQAQVVSNLKSISMSSSKLLLAAKALSADPAAPNLKNQLAAAARAVTDSINQLITMCTQQAPGQKECDNALRELETVKELLENPTQTVNDMSYFNCLDSVMENSKVLGESMAGISQNAKNSKLPEFGDSISAASKALCGLTEAAAQAAYLVGVSDPNSQAGQQGLVDPTQFARANQAIQMACQNLVDPACTQSQVLSAATIVAKHTSALCNTCRLASSRTANPVAKRQFVQSAKEVANSTANLVKTIKALDGEFNEENRERCRAATAPLIEAVDNLTAFASNPEFATVPAQISPEGRRAMEPIVSSAKTMLESSAGLIQTARSLAVNPKDPPQWSVLAGHSRTVSDSIKKLITNMRDKAPGQRECDEAIEVLNRCMREVDQASLAAISQQLAPREDISQEALHNQMITAVQEISNLIEPVASAARAEASQLGHKVSQMAQYFEPLIMAAIGAASKTPNHQQQMNLLDQTKTLAESALQMLYTAKEAGGNPKQAAHTQEALEEAVQMMKEAVEDLTTTLNEAASAAGVVGGMVDSITQAINQLDEGPMGEPEGTFVDYQTTMVKTAKAIAVTVQEMVTKSTTNPDELGTLANQLTNDYGQLAQEAKPAALTAENEEIGSHIKRRVQELGHGCAALVTKAGALQCSPSDAYTKKELIESARKVSEKVSHVLAALQAGNRGTQACITAASAVSGIIADLDTTIMFATAGTLNRENSETFADHREGILKTAKALVEDTKVLVQNATASQEKLAQAAQSSVSTITRLAEVVKLGAASLGSEDPETQVVLINAVKDVAKALGDLIGATKAAAGKAGDDPAVYQLKNSAKVMVTNVTSLLKTVKAVEDEATKGTRALEATIEHIRQELAVFSSPVPPAKVSTPEDFIRMTKGITMATAKAVAAGNSCRQEDVIATANLSRRAIADMLRACKEAAYHPEVSGDVRQRALRFGKECADGYLELLEHVLVILQKPTHELKQQLAGYSKRVASSVTELIQAAEAMKGTEWVDPEDPTVIAENELLGAAAAIEAAAKKLEQLKPRAKPKQADESLNFEEQILEAAKSIAAATSALVKAASAAQRELVAQGKVGAIPANAVDDGQWSQGLISAARMVAAATNNLCEAANAAVQGHASEEKLISSAKQVAASTAQLLVACKVKADHDSEAMKRLQAAGNAVKRASDNLVKAAQKAAAFQDHDETVVVKEKMVGGIAQIIAAQEEMLRKERELEEARKKLAMIRQQQYKFLPSELRDEEQN; from the exons CCAACGATTTTGGACTGTTTCTCTCGGATGAAGACCCAAAGAAAGGGATCTGGCTGGAGGCTGGAAAGGCTCTGGACTACTACATGCTTCGCAATGGG GACACCATGGAGTACAAGAAGAAGCAGCGGCCCCTGAAGATCCGGATGCTGGATGGGACAGTGAAAACAGTGATGGTGGATGACTCCAAAACTGTCACAGACATGCTCATGACAATCTGTGCCCGGATCG gcATCACCAACTACGATGAGTACTCGCTTGTTCGGGAGAttatggaagagaagaaagaggaggttACAGGCACCCTCAAGAAGGACAAGACCCTGTTGCGAGATGAGAAGAAGATGGAGAAGCTCAAGCAGAAATTGCACACAGATGATGAGT TGAACTGGCTGGACCACGGCCGGACCCTGCGCGAACAGGGCATTGACGATAACGAGACACTGCTGCTGCGGCGCAAGTTCTTCTACTCCGACCAGAACGTGGACTCGCGAGATCCTGTGCAGCTCAACCTGCTCTACGTGCAG GCTCGCGACGACATCCTGAATGGTTCCCACCCTGTCTCCTTTGACAAAGCCTGCGAGTTTGCCGGCTACCAGTGCCAGATCCAGTTTGGGCCGCACAATGAGCAGAAGCACAAGCCAGGCTTTCTGGA ACTCAAGGATTTCCTGCCCAAGGAGTACATCAAGCAGAAAGGGGAGCGCAAGATCTTCATG GCCCACAAGAACTGCGGGAACATGAGCGAGATTGAGGCCAAAGTTCGCTATGTGAAACTTGCCCGTTCCCTCAAGACCTATGGGGTCTCCTTCTTCTTGGTCAAG GAGAAGATGAAGGGGAAGAACAAGCTGGTGCCACGGCTGCTGGGGATCACCAAGGAGTGTGTGATGCGTGTGGATGAGAAGACCAAGGAAGTGATTCAGGAGTGGAGCTTGACCAACATCAAGCGCTGGGCAGCCTCACCCAAGAGCTTCACCCTG GATTTTGGAGATTACCAGGATGGTTACTACTCAGTGCAGACGACGGAGGGGGAGCAGATCGCCCAGCTGATTGCTGGCTACATTGATATCATCCTCAAAAAG aaaaagagcaaagacCACTTTGGACTGGAGGGGGATGAGGAGTCCACCATGCTGGAAGACTCCGTGTCTCCAAAGAA gTCAACTGTCTTGCAGCAGCAATTTAATCGTGTAGGCAAGGCGGAGCTGGGTTCAGTGGCCCTGCCAGCCATCATGCGGACAGGGGCTGGAGGGCCAGAAAACTTCCAGGTGGGCACGATGCCACAGCCTCAGCTGCAGATCACCAGTGGCCAGATGCACCGAGGGCACATGCCTCCCCTG ACTTCAGCCCAGCAAGCCCTGACTGGCACCATCAACTCCAGTATGCAGGCAGTGCATGCAGCTCAGGCCACACTGGACGACTTCGAGACTTTGCCACCCCTCGGGCAGGATGCT GCATCCAAAGCTTGGCGCAAAAACAAGATGGATGAGTCGAAGCATGAGATCCACTCCCAAGTGGATGCTATCACTGCTGGCACAGCCTCAGTGGTCAACCTCACTGCAG GTGATCCAGCAGACACGGACTACACTGCTGTGGGCTGCGCTGTCACCACCATCTCTTCCAACCTGACGGAGATGTCCAAGGGTGTGAAGCTGCTGGCTGCGCTGATGGAGGATGAGGGAGGCAATGGACGGCAGCTTCTGCAGGCAGCCAAGAACCTGGCGAGCGCTGTCTCTGACCTGCTGAAAACGGCACAGCCTGCCAGCGCTGag CCTCGTCAGAATCTCCTGCAGGCTGCTGGTCTCGTGGGCCAGACTagtggggagctgctgcagcagatcGGGGAGAGTGACACTGATCCCCGGTTCCAG GACATGCTCATGCAGCTGGCAAAGGCAGTGGCCAGCGCAGCCGCAGCACTGGTGCTCAAAGCCAAGAACGTGGCTCAGAAAACAGAGGACTCGGCCCTGCAGACGCAGGTGATCGCTGCTGCCACCCAGTGTGCCCTCTCCACCTCCCAGCTGGTGGCCTGCACCAAG gTAGTGGCTCCCACAATCAGCTCCCCAGTCTGCCAGGAGCAGCTGATCGAGGCCGGCAAGTTGGTGGCCAAGTCAGCGGAGGGCTGTGTGGAAGCCTCTAAGGCAGCTACCAATGATGACCAGCTCCTGAAGCAGGTGGGGGTGGCAGCCACGGCCGTCACCCAGGCCCTGAACGACCTGCTGCAGCACATCAAGCAGCACGCCTTGGGCGGGCAGCCCATCGGGCGCTACGACCAGGCCACCGACACCATCCTCAACGTCACTGAGAACATATTCAGCTCCATGGGCGATGCTG GGGAAATGGTTCGTCAGGCTCGTATTCTGGCCCAGGCCACATCTGACCTTGTCAATGCCATCAAAGCCGACGCGGAGGGAGAGACAGACCTGGAGAACTCACGCAAGCTGCTGAGCGCAGCCAAGATCCTGGCTGACGCCACCGCCAAGATGGTGGAGGCTGCAAAG GGAGCCGCAGCCCACCCAGAcagtgaggagcagcagcagcggctgCGCGAGGCAGCAGAGGGGCTCCGCATGGCGACCAATGCTGCAGCCCAGAATGCCATCAAGAAGAAACTGGTGCACAAGCTGGAG CACGCAGCCAAGCAAGCCGCCGCGTCCGCCACCCAGACCATCGCTGCCGCACAGCACGCTGCCTCCTCCAACAAGAAccctgctgcacagcagcagctcgTGCAGAGCTGCAAG GTGGTGGCAGAGCAGATCCCGATGCTGGTGCAGGGCGTGCGAGGAAGCCAGTCCCAGCCGGACAGCCCCAGCGCCCAGCTGGCTCTCATTGCTGCCAGCCAGAACTTCCTGCAG CCTGGTGGGAAGATGGTAGCTGCAGCCAAGGCCACTGTCCCCACCATCACAGACCAAGCCTCTGCGATGCAGCTCAGCCAGTGTGCCAAGAACTTGGCCGCAGCTCTGGCTGAGCTCCGCACTGCTGCCCAGAAG GCTCAGGAGGCGTGTGGACCCCTGGAGATAGACTCTGCACTGGGTCTGGtgcagagcctggagagggactTGCAGGAAGCCAAGGCAGCTGCCCGCGATGGCAAGCTCAAGCCTCTGCCGGGAGAGACG ATGGAGAAGTGTGCCCAGGACCTGGGGAACAGCACGAAAGCTGTCAGCTCCGCCATTGCTCACCTCCTGGGAGAGGTGGCCCAGGGCAATGAGAACTACACAG GGATCGCTGCCCGAGAGGTGGCCCAGGCCCTGCGCTCGCTCAGCCAGGCCGCCCGTGGCGTGGCAGCCAGCACCCCTGACCCACAGGCACAGAGCGCCATGCTGGAGTGCGCCAGCGACGTCATGGATAAAGCCAACAACCTCATCGAGGAGGCGCGGAAAGCGGTGGCCAAGCCTGGTGATCCAGAGAGCCAGCAGCGCCTGGCCCAG GTGGCCAAGGCAGTGTCGCAGGCCCTGAGCCGCTGCGTTAACTGCCTGCCGGGGCAGCGAGACGTGGACGCTGCCATCCGCATGGTGGGAGAGGCCAGCAAGAAGCTGCTGGCGGATTCG TTCCCTCCCAGCACCAAGAGCTTCCAGGAGGCGCAGAGCCAGCTGAACCAGGCAGCCGCAGGGCTCAACCAGTCTGCCAACGAGCTGGTGCAGGCGTCACGTGGCACCCCTCAAGACCTGGCCAAGTCCTCTGGCAAATTTGGGCAGGACTTCAATGAGTTCCTGCAGGCAGGAGTGGAGATGGCCAGCCAGTCTCCG AATAAGGAAGACCAGGCACAGGTGGTGTCGAACTTGAAGAGCATCTCCATGTCCTCCAGCAAGCTCCTGCTGGCTGCAAAGGCTCTCTCTGCCGACCCCGCGGCCCCCAACCTCAAGAatcagctggcagcagcagcacg GGCTGTGACCGACAGCATTAACCAGCTGATCACCATGTGCACCCAGCAGGCGCCGGGCCAGAAGGAGTGCGATAACGCCCTGCGGGAGCTGGAG ACAGTGAAGGAGCTGTTGGAGAACCCCACCCAGACTGTCAACGATATGTCCTACTTCAACTGCCTTGACAGCGTTATGGAGAATTCCAAG GTGCTAGGCGAGTCCATGGCTGGCATCTCCCAGAACGCCAAGAACAGCAAACTGCCCGAGTTCGGCGACTCCATCAGTGCCGCCTCCAAAGCTCTCTGCGGCCTCACGGAGGCAGCCGCCCAG GCTGCCTACCTCGTGGGGGTCTCGGACCCCAACAGCCAGGCTGGACAGCAAGGCTTGGTAGACCCCACTCAGTTCGCCAGAGCTAACCAAGCCATCCAGATGGCCTGCCAGAACCTCGTggaccctgcctgcacccagtcCCAG GTGCTGTCAGCAGCCACTATCGTAGCGAAGCACACCTCGGCCCTGTGCAACACGTGCCGCCTGGCCTCCTCCCGCACCGCCAACCCTGTGGCCAAGCGCCAGTTTGTCCAGTCAGCCAAGGAGGTGGCCAACAGCACAGCCAACCTGGTGAAGACCATCAAG GCCCTGGATGGCGAGTTCAATGAGGAGAACCGGGAGCGGTGCCGTGCTGCCACCGCCCCTCTCATAGAGGCTGTGGATAACCTGACGGCCTTTGCCTCCAACCCGGAGTTTGCCACCGTTCCTGCCCAGATCAGCCCAGAG GGGCGCAGAGCCATGGAGCCCATCGTCTCTTCAGCCAAGACCATGCTGGAGAGCTCTGCTGGCCTCATCCAGACCGCCCGCTCTCTGGCTGTCAACCCCAAGGACCCGCCACAGTGGTCAGTGCTGGCTGGCCACTCTCGCACTGTCTCAGATTCCATCAAGAAGCTGATCACCAACATGAG GGACAAAGCTCCAGGACAGCGGGAGTGTGATGAGGCCATCGAGGTCCTGAACAGATGCATGCGGGAGGTGGACCAGGCTTCTCTCGCTGCCATCAGCCAGCAGCTGGCTCCTCGAGAAGACATCTCCCAGGAG GCTTTGCACAACCAGATGATCACGGCTGTTCAGGAGATCAGCAACCTGATTGAGCCCGTGGCCAGCGCGGCACGGGCCGAGGCCTCACAGCTGGGGCACAAG GTGTCCCAGATGGCTCAGTACTTTGAGCCGCTCATTATGGCGGCTATCGGCGCTGCCTCCAAAACGCCCAACCACCAGCAGCAGATGAACCTCCTGGACCAGACCAAAACGCTGGCTGAGTCTGCCTTGCAGATGCTGTACACAGCCAAGGAGGCTGGTGGGAACCCCAAG CAAGCTGCACACACCCAGGAGGCTCTGGAGGAGGCCGTGCAGATGATGAAGGAAGCAGTGGAGGACCTGACCACCACCCTGAATGAGGCAGCCAGTGCTGCAGGTGTTGTGGGGGGTATGGTGGACTCCATCACCCAGGCCATCAACCAG CTGGACGAGGGGCCAATGGGTGAGCCAGAGGGGACCTTTGTGGACTACCAGACCACGATGGTGAAGACAGCCAAGGCCATCGCAGTGACTGTGCAGGAGATG GTCACCAAATCCACCACCAACCCGGACGAGCTGGGCACTCTGGCCAACCAGCTCACCAACGACTACGGGCAGCTGGCACAAGAGGCCAAGCCGGCTGCCCTCACCGCTGAGAACGAGGAG ATCGGGTCCCACATCAAGCGCCGGGTGCAGGAGCTGGGTCATGGCTGCGCTGCTCTCGTCACCAAGGCTGGAGCCCTGCAGTGCAGCCCCAGTGATGCCTACACCAAGAAGGAGCTGATAGAGAGTGCGCGCAAAGTTTCCGAGAAG GTTTCTCACGTGCTGGCAGCCCTGCAGGCTGGGAACCGTGGGACGCAGGCCTGCATCACAGCCGCCAGCGCTGTCTCTGGCATCATTGCTGACCTCGACACCACCATCATGTTTGCCACAGCAGGAACCCTCAACCGGGAGAACTCAGAGACCTTTGCTGACCACAG GGAGGGCATCTTGAAGACAGCCAAGGCACTGGTGGAGGACACCAAGGTGCTGGTGCAGAATGCCACGGCCAGCCAGGAGAAGCTAGCCCAGGCTGCCCAGTCCTCTGTGTCCACCATCACCCGCCTGGCGGAGGTGGTGAAACTGGGTGCCGCCAGCCTGGGATCTGAAGACCCGGAGACTCAG GTAGTCCTGATCAATGCTGTGAAGGATGTGGCCAAGGCACTTGGAGACCTGATCGGTGCCACCAAAGCAGCTGCTGGCAAAGCTGGAGATGACCCAGCTGTCTACCAGCTGAAGAACTCTGCCAAG GTGATGGTGACGAACGTCACTTCCTTGCTGAAGACAGTGAAGGCTGTTGAGGACGAGGCCACGAAGGGGACGCGGGCACTGGAGGCCACAATAGAGCACATACGCCAGGAGCTGGCA GTCTTCTCCTCCCCTGTGCCTCCCGCCAAGGTCTCTACCCCAGAGGACTTCATCCGTATGACAAAAGGCATCACAATGGCCACAGCCAAAGCGGTGGCTGCTGGCAACTCCTGTCGGCAGGAGGATGTCATTGCCACAGCCAACCTGAGCCGCCGCGCCATCGCGGATATGCTGCGCGCCTGCAAG GAAGCCGCCTACCACCCGGAGGTGAGTGGGGACGTGCGGCAGCGTGCGCTGCGCTTCGGCAAGGAGTGTGCCGATGGCtacctggagctgctggagcacgTGCTGGTG ATCCTGCAGAAGCCGACTCAtgagctgaagcagcagctggcaggCTACTCCAAGCGCGTGGCCAGCTCTGTCACTGAGCTCATCCAGGCGGCTGAGGCTATGAAAG GCACAGAGTGGGTTGACCCAGAAGACCCCACTGTCATCGCTGAGAACGAGCTGCTaggggcagcagctgccattGAGGCTGCAGCCAAGAAGCTGGAGCAGCTGAAACCAAGAGCCAAGCCCAAG CAAGCAGATGAGAGCCTGAACTTTGAGGAGCAAATCCTGGAAGCTGCCAAATCTATTGCTGCAGCCACGAGCGCCCTGGTGAAGGCAGCTTCAGCAGCCCAGCGAGAATTAGTGGCCCAAGGAAAG GTGGGCGCCATCCCCGCCAACGCCGTGGACGATGGACAGTGGTCCCAGGGACTCATTTCAGCC GCACGCATGGTGGCTGCTGCCACCAACAACCTGTGCGAAGCCGCCAACGCAGCGGTGCAGGGCCATGCCAGCGAGGAGAAGCTTATCTCGTCCGCCAAGCAGGTGGCTGCCTCCACAGCGCAGCTCTTGGTGGCCTGCAAGGTGAAGGCCGACCATGACTCGGAGGCCATGAAGCGGCTCCAG